The Plasmodium vivax scf_6793 genomic scaffold, whole genome shotgun sequence DNA segment tatttttttatatatatttctttgatttaaaaatatttttcctttcttatattaaaattattactattatattttcatacatAGGTCTCAATTGATTCCATTATTAGTACTTATACTATTACATCTCTTATATAGAAATAATCAATATATAATGCTTTGtcatttgttcttttatatttttcttataataaattcttattcttatataaaattaaccATTCTATATAACTAAAATGGCTGTggatgataaaatatatacagtTGCTGATTTTGCTccagaaaatttttttcaggTTTTAACGATATGTTTTTTAGTCCAAGAAAGCATATAATAGCCCTATTATTTAATCCatattaaaagtaaaaaacatacaaatatatatatccatatatatatttcatttctttATAGAGTAATAAATTGGATGAAACTAATTTAATTAGACTTTATAAAGCattttttgaggaaaaatgCTATGATGTTCAAGATTACTATTATTACTGTGTCTCCgatggaaatgaaaaaaacccTTCCCTTCAACTTTATGGgaactttataaaaaatttgaacgtaatgtaatattaataCAARAACAACCAGAAGTTTTTTCCGAATgggaaaatgataaaaaaaaactttgtgtttttatttgaaatacTGGATATATGATCAATTAATGAGTAAAAACATTACAGATGACCAATTTTCAAATTTTWTTAAACTTTGGAATGTGCataaagaagcaaaatgcTCTAGGATGTGAATGCGaatttgaaattttaaacTTCTCCGATGTAAAGgcttttgattattttttatatttagatGCGTATAAGGTTACTACAACAATAAGCACCCATATAGcagataaaaattattgcgAATACATTAAAGATGCTAAGGTTGTGTATTCATCATATCTATCTGACTGTGGAGGTCCAATTAATAAAAACTGCGAAGAATTTATGAAATACATTGCTCCTTATAAGAAAACTGATGGTAATTCTTCAATTATATGCAATATAGTTTCATCACATAATCCTGGTCAGGAAGAAGGTGTTTATTTATACGATTATTATTACTACATGCAAATTTATAGCATGTATTGCATAATATTAAATGtaatactaaaaataattatattgaaACTTTTTCTTATCCTCATTAAAAAGCTTTAAAGGATGCTCAACcattatataattcattatCCGCAGGTAAGTTATCACGAGAAGTTTATCGTGCTGTATCAGAAGAACAAGTAAATGTTGCTGAAGAAGTAAGAGAAAGAGGAAATGGTTTTGGAGAAACAAGATCACAAGAAGATGATGTTGCACAAGCAAAAGAAGAGAATTATCCTCCATTAACTCCTCATTTGCAAGGTTCTAATAAAGATCAAGCTTTAACTAACCGCTTAGATGAAGATAAAAGTTTTATGGTTACTACGCCTTTAGATAGTGGTTCTTCAGAAAATGGGAGTCCTATTAAAACTATAACATCAGCATCTATGGTGGGGATACCTTCCATTATATTCCTCTTATACAAGgttaataaaacatatattttgaattattaatatagGKTGCATTCGTTCAATTGGATTATTacagttttattttaaattactaATAccatgtttatatatttatattttttcatataaataacaGTTTACACCGATTAGAACATGGATAGATCCCAGAATTCGTAATACCAAGAAAGAGTTAAGGAAKGRAATTAATGAAAGTAATGAACTACAATCACATGATTATAATTTTGATCACGCAGATATGGACATTAACAGATATAATATTGCATATCAATCTAGATAAAtccattaattttaaatatgtgcTATTTTATATTACGAAATATCGCATTGACACATATATTGTTAGTTGTAactgcgtaaaaaaaaaggttttttcttctttcataaatttgaaaaatatgaatattttaaaatggaaatacGATATGGTATGCAttgaaaattacatataCTATGTAATTTATCTAATCCATCAAAcataagtaaataaatatgaaaaggataaaaatataataaaaaaaaacagaaaaggtaataatacatttatgaattactaaaataaaaacataatatataaaaaacaattaattatttgtaCTACTAATgatcatataataaattgtgtagaacaaaatataatgaaatttatttcataaatACTGTAAACATCacatatatgaataatattacaatataattGGGAAATCCAGAACGAATTGAAAAAGTCATAAGAATTAAATGTAAGAATAAATTGTATGTACtttgaaataaaaagcaaCATTACATTCATAGGTActccaaaaatataataaccacatttataaataatatcatGCACTATATCAATATAAAACActattaattttgtaaaatatattcattataaaCAAATGTCTTAAGAAATGTGATAAATCAGctataaaatgttttatacaGTTAAAGCTAATAcataataatgatataagTAAGGGCTCTTACATCACACCATCATGATGATAGTATTCTGATATATaagccaaaaagggaaaacatgAAATTACCGCTCaaacattatataaaaaaacttatataaTAGATATTGAATatgaatatgcaaaaataaacaaatatttggagaaaataaatattgataacataaaaaatgtagtatATTACtgcactaaaaaaaagaatttagaAAATACACAACAAATCATGTGCAattaaatgttattatagtatttatgtataacattacttatatatagatatggccatataataattttccttAATGATTCCATATATTTACCGCTTTACAATTagcataatatattaattacttaaaaatgcacacacaaaaaatatgtacgcatgctaaaaaaaaataataaccaaAATGTaacataaaacataaaatatttttaaaagtataCTACAtaacattattaaataataacattactgtaatatatttataccatattaattttataagaaaGTTACTTAA contains these protein-coding regions:
- a CDS encoding variable surface protein Vir29-like (encoded by transcript PVX_078695A), with the protein product MAVDDKIYTVADFAPENFFQSNKLDETNLIRLYKAFFEEKCYDVQDYYYYCVSDGNEKNPSLQLYGNFIKNLNMTNFQIXLNFGMCIKKQNALGCECEFEILNFSDVKAFDYFLYLDAYKVTTTISTHIADKNYCEYIKDAKVVYSSYLSDCGGPINKNCEEFMKYIAPYKKTDGNSSIICNIVSSHNPGQEEALKDAQPLYNSLSAGKLSREVYRAVSEEQVNVAEEVRERGNGFGETRSQEDDVAQAKEENYPPLTPHLQGSNKDQALTNRLDEDKSFMVTTPLDSGSSENGSPIKTITSASMVGIPSIIFLLYKFTPIRTWIDPRIRNTKKELRXXINESNELQSHDYNFDHADMDINRYNIAYQSR